Proteins from a genomic interval of Clostridium scatologenes:
- a CDS encoding EAL domain-containing protein produces MYEVLFDVSFIISIILLVFLYRVRNVNIAALLIKCTILVSFWILMEILSYYIRINEMAILFQKAKLISVILASPLYLLIIKEYVSKNQKNIYYSLLVFIVPILSLLSLISNKIPYKFISNARVSYTKGIPILSFSPNIGFYIHTIYSYSSILIGCYVLIMIAIKSPKLYRRQSALIFIGTLISISMNFLFISSRFESFFMDTTSICILLTLIILYWGAFHMPKSIVVPIARDLLVENIKDFIIVVDSSNKIVDINPAAIEFITFFEHKRKKINNKQEINFIGIKIHELLDFLPDIKRVDASNDPKNESTICLNFDNKTFYFTMYKSPILDTNKSQIGRLFMFHDVTNIQEYTNSLKRLNEKLSISDRIISTTMEGVLITDSSGNIIKVNNSFEKISGYKEDELIGKNPRILKSGHHNKSFYLDMWNDLLTNGYWKGEIWNKKKNGELYPKWMSITCLKKQGGMIENYIAISTDISKIKKTEDKLQNLAYYDLLTGIPNRTLFYERLESALTRATNNKRAIALLFMDLDGFKVINDSLGHAAGDLLLKEVATRIESSISKSDTVSRLGGDEFTVILENVNNHEDVKIVAESIIEKILLPYNLLGREITLGVSIGIALAPYDESTVEGLVRKADAAMYDSKESGKGKYSFSSDEIERKNHEILEMQIKLNKALDNDEFNLYLQPQIIFVENKFKIIGAEALIRWKTIDGKIFTPDKFIPVSETNRMIIPIGNWILEEIFRIDKILKNNGLNIKLSINISSKQFENGNLVSKIKKLFKENNSKNINLIIEITESFLLQDTESAIQSLLEIKKLGIEISIDDFGTGFSSLSYLSRLPVDYLKIDKSFIDDILSTNHKNLTSNIISMAKTLNLKTVAEGVETKDQINKLLEEGCNELQGYYFSKPLIIDDFIKYAKQFNYD; encoded by the coding sequence ATGTATGAAGTTTTATTCGATGTAAGTTTTATAATTTCTATAATTTTATTAGTTTTTTTATATAGGGTAAGAAATGTTAATATTGCAGCGTTGTTAATTAAATGTACCATACTTGTTTCTTTTTGGATCTTGATGGAAATTCTTAGCTATTATATTAGAATAAATGAAATGGCAATACTATTTCAGAAAGCAAAACTTATAAGTGTTATACTTGCTTCTCCACTTTACCTTTTAATAATAAAAGAGTATGTTAGCAAAAATCAAAAAAATATTTACTACTCATTATTAGTTTTTATTGTACCAATATTATCATTACTATCGTTGATTTCTAACAAAATACCATATAAATTTATATCAAATGCAAGAGTGTCTTATACCAAAGGTATTCCTATACTTTCATTTTCTCCAAATATTGGTTTTTATATTCATACAATTTATTCCTATTCAAGCATTTTGATTGGATGCTATGTCCTTATAATGATAGCAATAAAATCTCCAAAACTATACCGTAGGCAAAGTGCATTGATTTTTATAGGCACACTTATATCTATTTCAATGAATTTTTTGTTTATTAGTTCTAGATTTGAATCATTTTTTATGGATACCACTTCAATTTGTATATTATTAACCTTAATTATACTATATTGGGGGGCATTTCATATGCCTAAGTCAATAGTAGTACCAATTGCTAGAGACCTTTTAGTAGAAAATATTAAAGACTTTATTATTGTTGTGGATTCTTCTAACAAAATAGTAGATATCAATCCAGCAGCTATTGAATTCATAACGTTTTTCGAACATAAAAGGAAAAAAATTAATAACAAACAAGAAATAAATTTTATAGGAATAAAGATTCATGAACTATTAGATTTTTTACCAGATATAAAACGGGTTGATGCATCAAATGATCCCAAAAACGAATCTACTATTTGCCTTAATTTTGATAACAAAACTTTTTATTTTACAATGTATAAATCTCCTATTTTGGATACAAACAAATCACAAATTGGAAGATTATTTATGTTTCATGATGTAACAAATATACAAGAATACACTAATAGTCTCAAACGCTTAAATGAAAAATTATCAATTTCAGATAGAATAATCAGTACTACAATGGAAGGTGTGTTAATAACAGATAGTTCAGGAAATATTATCAAAGTAAACAATTCTTTTGAAAAAATATCAGGATATAAAGAAGATGAGTTAATTGGCAAAAATCCGAGAATACTTAAATCTGGACATCATAATAAAAGTTTCTATTTGGATATGTGGAATGATTTACTCACAAATGGTTATTGGAAAGGTGAAATCTGGAATAAAAAAAAGAATGGTGAATTATATCCAAAATGGATGTCAATAACATGTTTAAAGAAACAAGGTGGTATGATAGAAAATTATATTGCTATTTCTACGGATATCAGTAAAATAAAAAAGACAGAAGATAAACTTCAAAATCTTGCCTATTATGATTTATTAACTGGAATACCAAATAGAACTTTATTTTATGAAAGACTTGAAAGTGCGCTTACAAGGGCAACTAATAATAAAAGAGCAATAGCTTTACTTTTCATGGATTTAGATGGATTTAAAGTTATTAATGATTCATTAGGTCATGCAGCTGGAGATTTACTTCTCAAAGAAGTTGCAACTCGAATTGAATCTAGTATTAGTAAATCTGATACCGTATCAAGATTAGGCGGTGATGAGTTCACTGTAATTCTTGAAAATGTAAACAATCATGAAGATGTAAAAATTGTAGCAGAATCTATTATTGAAAAAATATTGCTTCCTTATAATTTACTTGGACGCGAAATAACTTTAGGAGTAAGTATAGGAATCGCATTAGCCCCATATGATGAATCAACTGTTGAAGGATTAGTAAGAAAGGCAGATGCAGCCATGTATGATTCAAAGGAATCTGGAAAAGGAAAATATTCATTTTCTTCAGATGAAATTGAAAGAAAAAATCATGAAATTCTTGAAATGCAAATAAAACTTAATAAAGCTCTTGATAATGATGAATTCAATTTATATCTTCAACCACAAATTATTTTTGTTGAAAATAAATTTAAAATAATTGGTGCTGAGGCACTTATTCGATGGAAAACAATAGATGGTAAAATATTTACACCTGATAAATTCATTCCTGTATCTGAAACTAATAGAATGATAATACCTATTGGCAATTGGATATTGGAAGAAATTTTTAGAATTGATAAAATACTAAAAAACAATGGGCTTAACATAAAATTATCAATTAATATTTCATCAAAACAATTTGAAAATGGCAACTTAGTTTCGAAAATAAAAAAGCTTTTCAAAGAAAATAATTCTAAAAATATTAATTTAATAATTGAAATAACAGAAAGTTTTTTATTACAGGATACTGAAAGTGCAATTCAAAGCTTATTAGAAATAAAGAAATTAGGAATTGAAATTTCAATAGATGACTTTGGTACAGGTTTTTCTTCTCTAAGCTATTTAAGCCGTTTACCCGTAGATTATTTAAAAATTGATAAATCCTTTATAGATGATATTCTAAGTACAAATCATAAAAATTTGACCTCAAATATTATTTCTATGGCAAAAACTCTTAATCTAAAGACAGTTGCAGAAGGCGTAGAAACAAAAGATCAAATTAACAAACTACTTGAAGAAGGCTGCAATGAATTACAGGGATATTATTTTAGTAAACCACTTATTATTGATGACTTTATCAAATATGCAAAACAATTTAATTATGATTAG
- a CDS encoding lysozyme inhibitor LprI family protein — MNEIYGVPKGQLSANDMKNLQSEEIQWISNRDAKAEKSASEMKGGSMESVLYTGSLAATTKPRCYELVEKYMH; from the coding sequence TTGAATGAAATTTATGGTGTACCGAAGGGACAACTATCAGCTAACGATATGAAAAATTTACAAAGTGAAGAAATTCAATGGATATCAAATAGAGATGCTAAAGCTGAAAAATCAGCCTCAGAAATGAAAGGTGGCTCAATGGAATCAGTATTATATACTGGTTCATTAGCAGCTACAACAAAACCTAGATGTTACGAATTAGTGGAAAAATATATGCACTAA
- a CDS encoding ATP-binding protein, which translates to MAADNTSTSSMNNFTSVTQTARQTSAKKQFYSTVYKDNGEGVKEDCIDKIVHKFYRVDYFRSREKGGTGLGLAICKDIVENHEGFIRAENLPDKGLWY; encoded by the coding sequence TTGGCAGCAGATAATACAAGTACTTCAAGTATGAACAATTTTACATCAGTTACACAAACAGCCAGACAAACTTCAGCTAAAAAGCAATTTTATTCTACAGTTTATAAGGATAATGGAGAAGGGGTTAAAGAAGATTGCATAGATAAAATAGTTCATAAATTTTATAGAGTAGATTATTTTAGGTCTAGAGAAAAAGGTGGAACTGGATTGGGACTTGCTATATGTAAAGACATTGTAGAAAATCATGAAGGATTCATAAGAGCAGAAAATTTACCTGATAAAGGGCTGTGGTATTAA
- a CDS encoding methyl-accepting chemotaxis protein, with amino-acid sequence MFKEKIKIKNIEKILEEYSEDSADPVRSIKYKFKAVNKVAPLIRKMIKGVIDVAINISSFNLKLKYRSNELTSKSKKLNNYTNEIKDVIHEVNENMIEISNNATEYASSVEDISFQANSLLNLNESNNKSLDKVNDLKDDVLNYSLSMESDINVLFEFITNMENTVDGIKQISEQTNLLALNASIEAARAGEHGKGFAVVAEEVRKLADVTKEQLVFISTLMNNIKEASAKSKGSISETKNVIFNMSDSINSMSKSIEESRESIKLVSSNIVQVASTSQEISSSIEFVSDEIQALINNTDNINDVSEEVSMEAIEISNMGDYIAKIENDVSNLAKLSNGIFDENNFKLDNITFINVMNNAISAHIDWINLLEDMADKMYIKPLQTDGHKCGLGHFYQSVIPRDKDIKIIWDEIDSIHIELHEIGNIVIDKIRSGNREEAVNNAKRAKKISLEIIEMLNKIKNKVSDNDKSVF; translated from the coding sequence ATGTTTAAAGAAAAAATTAAAATTAAGAATATTGAAAAAATACTTGAGGAATATTCAGAAGATAGCGCCGATCCTGTTAGAAGCATAAAATATAAATTTAAAGCTGTAAATAAAGTAGCTCCTTTGATAAGGAAGATGATAAAGGGCGTTATTGATGTAGCTATTAACATTAGCAGTTTTAATTTAAAGCTAAAATATAGATCAAATGAATTAACATCTAAATCTAAAAAGCTAAATAATTATACAAATGAAATTAAGGATGTAATACATGAAGTAAATGAAAATATGATTGAAATATCAAATAATGCTACAGAGTATGCTTCATCAGTAGAAGATATATCATTTCAAGCAAACTCATTATTAAATTTAAATGAAAGTAATAATAAATCCTTAGATAAAGTCAATGATTTAAAGGATGATGTACTTAACTATTCATTATCAATGGAAAGTGATATAAATGTGTTATTTGAATTTATAACGAACATGGAAAATACTGTTGATGGAATAAAACAAATATCAGAACAAACCAATTTATTGGCTTTGAATGCAAGTATAGAAGCAGCAAGAGCTGGAGAGCATGGAAAGGGATTTGCAGTAGTAGCTGAGGAAGTAAGAAAACTTGCTGATGTTACAAAAGAACAACTTGTTTTTATAAGTACTTTAATGAACAATATTAAAGAAGCTTCAGCTAAGAGTAAAGGTAGTATATCTGAAACAAAAAATGTTATATTTAATATGAGTGATTCAATTAATAGTATGTCTAAATCTATTGAGGAAAGTAGGGAAAGTATTAAATTAGTTTCAAGCAATATTGTTCAGGTAGCTAGTACATCACAGGAAATAAGTTCATCTATAGAATTTGTAAGTGATGAAATTCAAGCTTTGATTAATAATACTGATAATATTAATGATGTGTCAGAAGAAGTTAGTATGGAAGCAATAGAAATTAGTAATATGGGGGATTATATTGCTAAAATTGAAAATGATGTTTCAAATTTAGCAAAACTCAGCAATGGTATTTTTGATGAAAACAATTTTAAATTGGATAATATTACATTTATAAATGTAATGAATAATGCAATTTCAGCTCATATAGATTGGATTAATCTTCTTGAAGATATGGCTGATAAAATGTATATAAAACCATTGCAAACAGATGGGCATAAATGTGGACTTGGACATTTTTATCAATCAGTAATACCAAGAGATAAGGATATTAAAATTATATGGGACGAAATAGATTCTATACATATAGAATTACATGAAATCGGAAATATAGTTATTGATAAGATCAGGTCTGGAAATAGAGAAGAAGCTGTAAATAATGCTAAAAGAGCAAAAAAAATATCATTAGAAATTATTGAAATGCTTAATAAAATAAAGAATAAAGTAAGTGATAATGATAAAAGTGTATTCTAA
- a CDS encoding tRNA dihydrouridine synthase, protein MKIKELRIGNIIIPCNVLLAPLAGYTCYPFRILCSELGAGLCYTEMVNCNALKYKDKATQKLLFTTPEEKIKAAQLIGSDPRIMEKMARSDYFSKFDIIDLNMGCPVPNVFKSGQGSALLGDLKKASSIIKGCKKSEKVITVKFRVGIREDEMIAAEFAKMCEASGADMITIHGRTRNMMYHGTPYFDQIEQAKSVVRIPVIANGGIFSKEDADKMMELTGADGVMIARYAIENPFIFSELTHKKIKKDKHTIIFEQIDLATKYYDETFAISYIKRLASFLMKGKKGNNKYKTELYKSGNMPELRDILEEIFCKEREKD, encoded by the coding sequence TTGAAGATAAAAGAATTAAGAATTGGAAACATAATTATACCCTGTAATGTTCTTCTGGCACCACTTGCTGGGTACACCTGCTATCCTTTTAGGATTTTGTGCAGTGAACTAGGCGCAGGACTATGCTATACAGAAATGGTAAATTGCAATGCACTTAAATATAAGGATAAAGCAACACAAAAACTACTTTTTACAACACCAGAAGAAAAAATAAAAGCTGCCCAGTTAATAGGTTCTGACCCAAGAATAATGGAGAAAATGGCAAGAAGTGATTACTTTTCAAAATTTGATATAATAGACCTTAATATGGGGTGTCCAGTGCCAAATGTATTTAAAAGTGGTCAAGGCAGTGCACTGCTTGGAGATCTAAAAAAAGCATCCTCTATAATTAAAGGCTGTAAAAAAAGCGAAAAAGTAATTACTGTTAAATTCCGCGTAGGAATTAGGGAAGATGAAATGATTGCAGCAGAATTTGCAAAAATGTGTGAAGCTTCAGGAGCAGATATGATCACTATACACGGCAGAACTAGAAATATGATGTATCATGGTACTCCTTATTTTGATCAAATAGAACAAGCAAAATCGGTGGTTAGGATACCTGTAATTGCAAATGGTGGTATTTTTTCAAAAGAAGATGCTGATAAAATGATGGAGCTTACAGGAGCAGATGGTGTTATGATTGCAAGATATGCCATTGAAAATCCATTTATATTCAGTGAACTTACACATAAAAAAATTAAAAAGGATAAGCACACCATAATATTTGAGCAAATTGATTTGGCAACCAAATACTATGATGAGACATTTGCAATTTCTTATATCAAAAGACTTGCTTCTTTTTTAATGAAAGGTAAAAAAGGAAACAACAAATATAAAACAGAACTATACAAATCTGGTAATATGCCAGAACTTAGAGATATTCTAGAGGAAATTTTTTGCAAAGAGAGAGAGAAAGATTAA
- a CDS encoding leucine-rich repeat domain-containing protein has translation MQRERERLMEDKFIIQNGVLEAYTLRENLVEVPKEVKIIGKGAFKGCVSIEQIILPETVTDIMDDAFKGCRKLKKINFPSKLTYIGEYAFHRCHSLHSVKLPSTVKYLESCAFLYCDNLEQISMPGVTKLDKQVFSNDTNLREIEVSNDLNLSCICDVFTGCSKISKITLSDGTAYNVESVIDIISSHSNIHPLIKAIAADIYRMMKIEDAMLLRFLINVKDVEIPNGITAISKSCFFDKKGIVSVKLPKTLKDIGSKAFRNCINLERIEFASEDVTINADAFKNCTTLKYITLSDGITYELKGLPDKYNEDFPEIIHTIHSQILNNFFISGTTLMQYRGKEERVVVPEGITVIGEKAFAGNKIIGRVILPASIKEIHEEAFAHCVLLQTITLPEGLEYIGQSAFENCVKLIRVKLPESLNKIENSVFNRCKILNEVIFGSNIKEIASLAFYGCNSLRNIHLPEKLTSIGDMAFYKCLSLKEITLPKSLVKLGNNIFTYSGVKSASINCDLKECGTDVFSECSKLRKLTFNEGVKGIGNKFAFKCVSLKFVNLPSTIEYIGRNAFEDSIYIKELTENAASNIFIDGSELSGNIVLPDGITAIAGGAFYGNTKITSVTFPNSLLQIGSRAFCGCTSLKDAVLPNGVTVLEEGVFSYCTLLESVKSQGKIKHISDNVFYGCSAIKQVPSSNAVHIGKNAFNGCKSLDNIQLNCQDIEADAFRNTAFLDNLRINSSLIVISNTLVDGKCCTGDVIVPEGIVSISPYAFSGNDNITSIILPESLKIIGIGAFSGCKIIKELVLPSIKSIEKNSFEKCISLTKVSGCAEIIGEGAFSYCTNLEAVILQETVSLKQEAFCGCAALKTCEFSKLQYIGDNCFNECISLETFDFSNVKFIGVSAFFSCTSLKNIYLNENTYTASHAFEDCANLKEIILSGEGLKYGSYAFSGCTAINAIYIGNRKYITDEYLVIFKRNIPDIVKSIYNSAMSCFNIDENLSLFGYINKGSLVHIPKGIKRIEREVFKDAMNLKEVYISEDVEYIGERAFYNTMWLEKQKSITPIVIVNNILIDASSCHGNVLIPEYVKIVSGWAFVNCYDLREITFSSSKTIIEEYAFRNCINFKKVTLADGREYRLTKIQDRENEMLPQNVKQIFMDCLNCFKTDENNVLVECTGNINNLVLPEGITDIYDNVFEDSNLLTHITLTKDTVTIGKSAFKNCKWLVSVKNAGSIKKIEKFAFSGCYILESIEFSNNLQYIGMRAFEYSSLKNIQIPEGVTEIPEKAFYRCKNLKKVSLPSTLKNIGKEAFAFCYELTEINFPKNLEKIDSRAFAWCSKIDIKHLPKNVSVKDDAFSFRKS, from the coding sequence TTGCAAAGAGAGAGAGAAAGATTAATGGAAGATAAATTTATTATTCAAAATGGAGTTCTAGAAGCATATACACTTAGAGAAAACTTAGTTGAAGTTCCAAAGGAAGTGAAGATAATAGGCAAAGGTGCCTTTAAAGGATGTGTATCTATTGAACAAATTATTCTCCCTGAAACTGTAACAGACATTATGGACGATGCTTTTAAAGGATGTAGAAAATTAAAAAAAATCAACTTTCCTTCAAAGCTTACCTATATAGGAGAATATGCTTTTCATAGATGTCATTCACTACATAGTGTTAAATTGCCTTCTACAGTTAAATATCTTGAAAGCTGTGCATTTTTATATTGTGATAATCTTGAACAAATTTCTATGCCTGGAGTAACAAAACTTGACAAGCAAGTTTTTTCAAATGACACAAATTTAAGAGAAATAGAAGTTTCAAATGACTTGAACTTGTCATGCATTTGCGATGTATTTACAGGCTGCAGTAAAATTTCAAAAATAACCTTATCAGATGGAACTGCTTATAATGTTGAAAGTGTTATTGATATCATATCTTCACATTCCAATATACACCCATTAATTAAGGCAATTGCTGCTGATATATACAGAATGATGAAAATTGAAGATGCTATGCTGTTAAGATTTCTTATAAATGTTAAAGATGTGGAAATACCAAATGGAATAACTGCTATTTCTAAAAGTTGTTTTTTTGATAAAAAAGGTATAGTGTCTGTTAAACTGCCTAAAACTTTAAAAGATATTGGAAGTAAAGCCTTTAGAAATTGTATCAATTTAGAAAGAATAGAATTTGCTAGTGAAGATGTAACTATAAATGCAGATGCCTTCAAAAACTGTACAACATTAAAATATATCACATTATCTGATGGAATCACCTATGAACTTAAAGGACTTCCAGATAAATATAATGAAGATTTTCCTGAGATAATACATACAATTCATTCTCAAATACTGAATAACTTTTTTATTAGCGGAACAACCTTAATGCAATATAGAGGAAAGGAAGAAAGAGTAGTAGTACCAGAAGGTATAACAGTAATTGGTGAAAAAGCCTTTGCAGGTAATAAGATAATTGGCAGAGTTATTTTACCAGCTTCTATAAAAGAAATTCATGAGGAAGCTTTTGCCCATTGTGTTCTTTTACAAACTATTACACTTCCAGAAGGTCTGGAGTATATTGGTCAATCAGCCTTTGAAAACTGTGTAAAGCTTATACGTGTAAAATTACCAGAATCACTTAATAAGATAGAAAACTCAGTATTTAATAGATGTAAAATTTTAAATGAAGTGATATTTGGAAGCAATATTAAAGAAATAGCCAGCTTAGCTTTTTACGGATGTAATTCTCTGAGAAATATACACCTACCAGAAAAACTCACAAGTATAGGTGATATGGCCTTTTATAAATGTCTTTCTTTAAAGGAAATAACCCTTCCAAAATCCTTAGTTAAGCTTGGTAATAACATTTTTACATACTCAGGTGTAAAATCAGCATCAATAAATTGTGATTTAAAAGAATGTGGAACAGATGTCTTTTCAGAATGCAGTAAGCTTAGAAAGCTGACTTTTAATGAAGGAGTTAAGGGTATTGGTAACAAATTTGCATTTAAATGTGTTTCTCTTAAATTTGTAAATCTCCCTTCCACCATTGAATACATTGGCAGGAATGCCTTTGAAGATAGCATTTATATAAAAGAACTGACAGAAAATGCAGCATCTAATATATTTATAGATGGAAGTGAGCTTTCAGGAAACATTGTACTTCCTGATGGAATAACTGCCATTGCTGGAGGTGCTTTTTATGGCAATACAAAAATCACCTCCGTAACCTTCCCTAATTCTCTTTTACAAATTGGTTCAAGAGCTTTTTGTGGATGTACTTCACTTAAAGATGCAGTGCTTCCTAATGGTGTAACTGTATTAGAAGAAGGAGTTTTTTCCTATTGTACCTTATTAGAAAGTGTAAAATCACAAGGCAAAATTAAGCATATATCAGATAATGTATTTTATGGCTGCAGTGCTATAAAACAAGTTCCTTCGTCAAACGCCGTACATATAGGTAAAAATGCTTTTAATGGTTGCAAAAGCCTTGATAATATACAGCTAAATTGCCAAGACATAGAAGCAGATGCTTTTAGAAATACTGCTTTTTTAGATAACTTAAGGATTAATTCATCACTTATTGTAATATCAAATACTTTGGTAGATGGTAAATGCTGTACAGGTGATGTTATTGTTCCTGAAGGAATAGTAAGCATTTCTCCTTATGCTTTTTCAGGAAATGACAATATAACTAGTATAATACTTCCAGAAAGCCTCAAAATTATAGGTATTGGAGCATTTAGTGGATGCAAAATTATAAAGGAACTTGTTCTGCCTTCAATAAAATCTATTGAAAAAAACTCCTTTGAAAAGTGTATATCTCTTACCAAGGTCAGTGGCTGTGCAGAAATTATAGGTGAAGGAGCCTTTTCCTACTGTACAAATTTAGAAGCTGTTATACTTCAGGAAACAGTATCTTTAAAGCAGGAAGCTTTTTGCGGATGTGCTGCTCTTAAAACTTGTGAATTCAGTAAACTTCAATATATAGGTGATAATTGCTTTAATGAATGTATTTCACTAGAAACTTTTGATTTTTCCAATGTAAAATTTATAGGTGTTAGTGCCTTTTTCAGCTGTACCTCTCTTAAAAACATTTACTTAAACGAAAACACTTACACTGCTTCTCATGCTTTTGAAGATTGTGCAAACTTAAAAGAAATAATTTTATCAGGTGAAGGCTTGAAATATGGCAGCTATGCTTTTTCAGGTTGTACTGCTATTAATGCAATATATATTGGCAATAGAAAGTATATTACAGATGAGTATTTAGTGATTTTTAAAAGAAATATTCCAGACATAGTAAAATCCATATATAATAGTGCAATGAGCTGCTTTAATATAGATGAAAATCTTTCACTATTTGGATATATAAATAAAGGTTCTTTAGTACATATTCCAAAAGGAATTAAAAGAATTGAACGTGAAGTTTTTAAAGATGCAATGAATCTTAAAGAAGTATATATATCTGAAGATGTAGAATATATTGGTGAAAGAGCTTTTTATAATACAATGTGGTTAGAAAAACAAAAGTCTATTACACCTATAGTAATTGTAAATAACATATTAATTGATGCTTCTTCTTGTCATGGTAATGTACTAATTCCAGAGTATGTAAAAATAGTTTCTGGATGGGCTTTTGTTAATTGTTATGATCTTAGAGAAATCACCTTTTCTTCTTCAAAAACAATTATAGAAGAATATGCTTTTAGGAACTGCATTAATTTTAAAAAAGTAACCTTGGCTGATGGAAGAGAATATAGACTAACAAAAATTCAAGATAGAGAAAATGAAATGCTTCCTCAAAATGTAAAACAAATTTTTATGGATTGTTTAAATTGCTTTAAAACGGATGAAAACAATGTTCTTGTGGAATGTACAGGAAATATCAACAATCTGGTTTTGCCAGAAGGCATCACCGATATTTATGATAATGTATTTGAGGATAGTAATTTACTTACACATATAACCTTAACCAAAGATACTGTCACAATTGGTAAAAGTGCCTTTAAAAATTGTAAATGGCTTGTTTCTGTAAAAAATGCAGGTAGTATAAAAAAGATAGAAAAATTTGCATTTTCAGGCTGCTATATATTAGAAAGCATTGAATTTTCTAATAACCTTCAGTATATAGGAATGAGGGCTTTTGAATATTCCTCATTAAAAAATATTCAGATACCAGAAGGCGTTACTGAAATCCCAGAAAAGGCTTTTTACAGATGCAAAAATTTGAAAAAGGTTTCCCTGCCTTCCACTCTTAAAAATATAGGAAAAGAAGCTTTTGCTTTTTGTTATGAATTAACAGAAATAAATTTTCCAAAAAACCTTGAAAAAATAGATTCAAGAGCCTTTGCCTGGTGCTCAAAAATAGATATTAAACATCTTCCAAAAAATGTTTCAGTGAAGGATGATGCCTTCAGCTTTAGGAAATCATGA
- a CDS encoding membrane protein, which yields MANIIKTAIITIIISFISGLLLEYYKNLAPRILCTIKNSMPVRINNKKLCAYVVNVSNVSNKTIHDLTLYIQSSQANLRFTNAKITKGLKFDSSINNNTLDINIPFLSKDDKFSITVYSDNEYKMNKPAIILRSPENFKQIESLKQNGLLYTLFSISKNISNSMSNTSKKTEPMAPNEKNDFTMIMDRPLIDERNLNRGNRKTPYKNKKPSKSKKGIIVVVSIALLVFVGVLAKSYFKGTPNNASSSNEKTIVPSQSIDAKNSSGGSTKNASSKTSNGKSTGNANSKTSNEKATENSKAANNESTKNADLKAPTGDSSGNTGSKASTEGTSKNTDSKASTEGTTKNADSKTSTGDSSGNTGSKTSTGGSTGNTDPKTSSGGSTGTTTSN from the coding sequence ATGGCAAACATTATAAAGACTGCAATTATAACTATAATAATATCATTTATATCTGGTTTACTTCTAGAGTATTATAAAAACTTGGCACCTAGAATATTGTGTACTATAAAAAATTCTATGCCTGTAAGAATTAATAATAAAAAACTTTGCGCATATGTTGTTAATGTTAGTAATGTATCAAATAAGACAATTCATGATTTAACACTATATATACAAAGTTCTCAAGCTAATTTAAGATTTACAAATGCAAAAATAACAAAGGGTTTAAAATTCGATTCTTCAATAAATAATAACACTTTGGATATCAATATTCCTTTTTTAAGTAAGGATGATAAATTTTCGATTACAGTATATTCCGATAATGAATATAAAATGAATAAGCCAGCTATTATACTAAGATCACCTGAAAATTTTAAACAGATAGAGTCTTTAAAGCAAAATGGATTATTGTATACGCTGTTTAGTATATCTAAAAATATAAGTAATTCAATGTCTAATACGTCGAAAAAAACTGAGCCAATGGCTCCTAATGAAAAAAATGACTTTACAATGATTATGGATAGACCATTAATTGATGAGAGAAACTTAAACAGAGGAAATAGAAAAACACCTTATAAAAATAAAAAACCTAGTAAAAGTAAAAAAGGAATAATAGTTGTTGTTTCTATTGCTTTACTTGTATTTGTTGGAGTTTTAGCAAAATCTTACTTTAAAGGAACACCTAATAATGCATCAAGTTCTAATGAAAAAACTATAGTTCCTTCTCAATCCATCGATGCTAAAAATTCATCTGGAGGATCAACCAAAAATGCAAGTTCAAAAACATCTAATGGAAAGTCAACTGGGAATGCAAACTCAAAGACATCTAATGAAAAAGCAACTGAAAATTCAAAAGCAGCTAATAATGAATCAACTAAAAATGCAGATTTAAAGGCACCTACTGGTGATTCAAGTGGAAATACAGGTTCGAAGGCATCTACAGAAGGGACAAGTAAAAATACAGATTCAAAGGCATCTACTGAAGGAACAACCAAAAATGCAGATTCAAAGACATCTACTGGTGATTCAAGTGGAAATACAGGTTCAAAAACCTCAACTGGAGGATCGACTGGAAACACAGATCCAAAAACATCTAGTGGAGGATCAACTGGAACTACAACAAGTAATTAA